A region of Salvelinus fontinalis isolate EN_2023a unplaced genomic scaffold, ASM2944872v1 scaffold_0961, whole genome shotgun sequence DNA encodes the following proteins:
- the LOC129847945 gene encoding gastrula zinc finger protein xLCGF3.1-like — translation MASVKLEDCSQTLELNVNIKDEEEEEEIRTTVSHGYHVETFSTSSEHPQEDQRAKRSHHCPHCGKIFPFLSNLKIHLRKHTGEKPYSCPDCGTSFSQLAHLKSHERIHTEEKPYVCSDCGKCFKISTQLKVHQRTHTGEKPYYCSDCGKGFKTSNVLKVHRRTHTGEKPFFCSDCGASFSHLGTLKIHQLIHTGEKPYVCSDCGTSFSHLGTLKTHQLIHTGEKPYSCSDCGKCYKTSAELKVHQRTHTGEKPYYCSDCGTSFSKFSHLKTHERIHTGEKPYVCSDCGASFSHLGTLKTHQRIHTGEKPYICSDCGTSFSQLSHLKTHERIHTGEKPYVCSDWKMLHNINSSKSSSENTHRREALLLL, via the coding sequence GATaccatgttgagacattctctacatccagTGAGCATCCGCAGGAAGATCAGAGAGCTAAGAGGTCTCACCACTGCCCACATTGTGGGAAGATTTTCCCAtttctatcaaatctaaaaatacaCCTAagaaaacacacaggagagaagccttactcctgccctgactgtggaactagtttctctcaACTTGCCCacttaaaatcacatgaacgtatacatacagaggagaagccttacgtctgctctgactgtggaaaatgttttaaaatatcAACTCAGCtcaaagttcatcagagaacacacacaggagagaagccttattactgctctgactgtggaaaaggTTTTAAAACATCAAATGTGCTAAAAGTTCatcggagaacacacacaggagagaagcctttcttctgctctgactgtggggcgagTTTCTCTCATCTGGGCACCTTAAAAATACACCAACTTATACACACcggagagaagccttacgtctgctctgactgtggaactagtttctctcaTCTGGGCACCTTAAAAACACACCAACTTATACACaccggagagaagccttactcctgctctgactgtggaaaatgctaCAAAACATCAgctgagctaaaagttcatcagagaacacacacaggagagaagccgtattactgctctgactgtggaactagtttctcGAAATTTTCccacttaaaaacacatgaacgaatacatacaggagagaagccttacgtctgctctgactgtggggcgagTTTCTCTCATCTGGGCACcttaaaaacacaccaacgtatacacacaggagagaagccttacatcTGCTCTGATtgtggaactagtttctctcaactttcccatttaaaaacacatgaacgtatacacacaggagagaagccttacgtctgctctgactggaaaatgcttcacaacatcaactcatctaaaagttcatcagagaacacacacaggagagaagccttattactgctctaa
- the LOC129847946 gene encoding gastrula zinc finger protein XlCGF26.1-like: MASVKLEDCSQTLELNVNIKDEEEEEEKIRTTVSHGYHVETFSTSREQQQEDQRAKRSHHCPHCEEIFPFLSKLKIHLKIHTGEKPYSCSGCGKCFKTSNELKVHKRTHTGEKPFSCPDCGTRFSKLNHLQSHERIHTGEKPYSCSDCVKYFRTSTQLKVHQRTHTGQKPYSCSHCVKCFTTSTDLKVHQRTHTGEKPFSCPDCGTRFSKLSILKSHERIHTGEKPYFCSDCVKCFKTSTQLKVHQRTHTGEKPFFCPDCGTSFSQLSYLKSHERIHTGEKAYSCSDCGKCYKTATELKLHQRTHTGEKPYFCSDCGTSFSHLSNLNRHERIHTGEKPYFCSDCVKCFNTSTQLKVHQRTHTGEKPFFCPDCGTSFSHLSYLKSHERIHTGEKAYSCPDCGKCYKTATELKLHQRTHTGEKPYFCSDCGTSFSQLSNLKTHERIHTGEKPYFCSECVKCFKTSTQLKVHKRTHTGEKKSSSENTGMREACLRLL; the protein is encoded by the exons atggcatcagtgaagctggaagactgcagtcaaacactggagctgaatgtcaacattaaagatgaagaagaggaggaggagaagattagAACAACTGTTagtcatg gataccatgtagagacattctctacatccagagagcaacagcaggaagatcagagagctaagaggtctcatcactgcccacattgtgaagagattttcccatttctatcaaagctaaaaatacacctaaaaatacacacaggagagaagccctaCTCCTGCTCTGgctgtggaaaatgcttcaaaacatcaaatgagctaaaagttcataagagaacacacacaggagagaagcctttttcCTGCCCTGACTGTGGAACTCGGTTCTCTAAACTTAACCACTTAcaatcacatgaacgtatacatacaggggagaagccatactcctgctctgactgtgtaaaatattTCAGAACATCAACTCaactaaaagttcatcagagaacacacacaggacagaagccttactcctgctctcactgtgtaaaatgcttcacaacgTCAACTgatctaaaagttcatcagagaacacacacaggagagaagcctttttcttgccctgactgtggaactagGTTCTCTAAACTTTCCATcttaaaatcacatgaacgtatacacacaggagagaagccttacttctgctctgactgtgtaaaatgcttcaaaacatcaactcagctaaaagttcatcagagaacacacacaggagagaagcctttcttctgccctgactgtggaactagtttctctcaactttcctacttaaaatcacatgaacgtatacatacaggggagaaggcatactcctgctctgactgtggaaaatgttataAAACAGCAACTGAGCTAAAActtcaccagagaacacacacaggagagaagccttacttctgctctgactgtggaactagtttctctcaTCTTTCCAACTTAAAtagacatgaacgtatacacacaggagagaagccttacttttgctctgactgtgtaaaatgcttcaaTACATCAactcagctaaaagttcatcagagaacacacacaggagagaagcctttcttctgccctgactgtggaactagtttctctcacctttcctacttaaaatcacatgaacgtatacatacaggggaGAAGGCATACTCCTgccctgactgtggaaaatgttataAAACAGCAACTGAGCTAAAActtcaccagagaacacacacaggagagaagccttacttctgctctgactgtggaactagtttctctcaactttccaacttaaaaacacatgaacgtatacacacaggagagaagccttacttctgctctgaatgtgtaaaatgcttcaaaacatcaactcagctaaaagttcataagagaacacacacaggggagaaaaaaagttcatcagagaacacaggcATGAGAGAAGCCTGCTTACGTCTGCTCTGA